One Saccharomyces mikatae IFO 1815 strain IFO1815 genome assembly, chromosome: 16 genomic region harbors:
- the ASA1 gene encoding Asa1p (similar to Saccharomyces cerevisiae ASA1 (YPR085C); ancestral locus Anc_3.391) — MGSFSNEISVKRSLTLSDFTLRNHKKGITALQIIRLTSLSNIPVLLSGDSNGYFVMWNLVTKRPITCLQIEGHPHIIAFEWVGTTTTVLCILCKDSMLRMYRLETSVLKSLDLVRKQNQFDKKEDIKWSKFYEMPINTLNFANFIMDAQVKANKDSRCYRLICCHTDDSEAIDIYQIAEGSKYKLQRPFSNINFSKFLKEQNFLDLPNDSKFGIIMRFVKLDHVVFLGFENGFIIGFTTIFDEDLQKDIVEVVHVSDDHYPNPILNMCVSGNTLYSCSTDDVIARHKLSISSQPAPKYLKDSALLIKCASTLRISEPAKIRLPLKKISHIDKISDKYLLVSSWSGITVVLNIHTLEVLHTFMKSKNNVVVNDSSMGDLTNGSSTNTESSSKFNNYKVGAMTVLKSFDVQADGLKLGEHRRIKALAECDWCLIGYDDGTIKLNKI; from the coding sequence ATGGGGAGCTTCAGCAACGAGATAAGTGTCAAAAGATCGCTAACTTTATCAGATTTTACCTTACGTAATCATAAGAAAGGCATTACAGCATTGCAGATTATTAGATTGACATCACTTTCAAACATACCAGTTTTGCTATCTGGTGATAGCAATGGTTATTTTGTCATGTGGAATTTGGTGACGAAGAGACCGATTACATGTTTACAGATCGAAGGCCACCCGCACATCATAGCGTTTGAGTGGGTGGGAACTACTACTACCGTACTCTGCATTCTTTGTAAAGATTCCATGTTACGAATGTATAGGTTAGAAACATCTGTCCTAAAATCTTTAGATTTAGTAAGAAAGCAGAATCAGTTTgataaaaaggaagataTTAAATGGAGTAAATTTTATGAAATGCCAATAAATACACTGAATTTTGCGAATTTTATCATGGACGCCCAAGTGAAAGCAAATAAGGATAGTAGATGCTATAGGTTAATTTGTTGCCATACTGATGATTCAGAAGCTATTGATATTTACCAGATAGCAGAAGGCTCAAAATACAAGCTACAAAGACCATTCAGTAATATTAATTTCTCCAAATTCttgaaagaacaaaattttctaGACCTTCCCAATGACTCTAAATTTGGTATTATAATGAGATTTGTCAAGTTAGATCATGTCGTTTTTTTAGGTTTTGAAAATGGATTCATCATTGGATTCACAACAATTTTCGATGAAGACCTTCAAAAGGATATAGTTGAAGTAGTCCATGTTTCTGATGATCATTATCCAAACCCGATACTAAATATGTGTGTTAGTGGGAATACCCTTTATAGTTGTTCGACAGATGATGTCATAGCCAGACACAAATTGTCAATAAGCTCACAGCCTGCACCGAAGTATCTCAAAGATAGTGCGCTTTTGATTAAGTGTGCAAGCACTTTGAGAATAAGTGAACCAGCAAAAATTCGTCTTCCTCTGAAGAAGATCAGTCACATTGATAAAATATCGGACAAATACTTACTCGTAAGTAGTTGGTCTGGTATAACAGTCGTTTTAAATATACATACTTTGGAAGTACTGCATACTTTCATGAAGTCAAAAAACAATGTAGTTGTGAATGATAGTTCTATGGGAGATTTAACAAATGGTAGCAGCACAAATACAGAATCCAGctcaaaattcaataaCTACAAAGTGGGCGCGATGACAGTTTTAAAATCATTTGATGTACAAGCAGATGGTTTGAAGTTAGGAGAACATAGGCGTATTAAAGCATTAGCAGAATGTGACTGGTGTCTTATCGGGTATGATGACGGTACTATAAAACTTAATAAAATatag
- the SUA7 gene encoding transcription factor TFIIB (similar to Saccharomyces cerevisiae SUA7 (YPR086W); ancestral locus Anc_3.394), whose protein sequence is MMTRESIDKRAGRRGPNLNIVLTCPECKVYPPKIVERFSEGDVVCALCGLVLSDKLVDTRSEWRTFSNDDHNGDDPSRVGEASNPLLDGNNLSTRIGKGETTDMRFTKELNKAQGKNVMDKKDNEVQAAFAKITMLCDAAELPKIVKDCAKEAYKLCHDERALKGKSMESIMAASILIGCRRAEVARTFKEIQSLIHVKTKEFGKTLNIMKNILRGKSEDGFLKIDTDNMSGAQNLTYIPRFCSHLGLPMQVTTSAEYTAKKCKEIKEIAGKSPITIAVVSIYLNILLFQIPITAAKVGQTLQVTEGTIKSGYKILYEHRDKLVDPQLIANGVVSLDSLPGVEKK, encoded by the coding sequence ATGATGACTAGGGAGAGCATAGATAAAAGAGCAGGAAGAAGGGGTCCTAATCTGAATATTGTGCTAACGTGCCCAGAGTGTAAGGTCTACCCACCAAAAATCGTTGAAAGATTTAGTGAAGGGGATGTCGTATGTGCTCTTTGTGGTTTGGTGCTATCAGATAAATTAGTTGATACTAGATCTGAGTGGAGAACATTTTCTAATGATGATCACAATGGTGATGACCCAAGTCGTGTTGGTGAAGCTTCAAATCCTCTTTTAGATGGAAATAACCTATCAACAAGGATCGGTAAGGGTGAAACCACGGACATGAGATTTACCAAAGAACTAAATAAGGCACAAGGGAAAAATGTAATGGATAAGAAGGATAACGAAGTACAAGCTGCGTTTGCTAAGATTACTATGCTGTGCGATGCAGCTGAGTTACCCAAGATAGTGAAAGATTGTGCTAAAGAGGCGTATAAACTTTGCCACGATGAAAGAGCATTGAAAGGAAAGTCGATGGAGAGTATAATGGCGGCGTCCATACTTATAGGTTGTAGGCGTGCTGAGGTGGCAAGGACATTTAAAGAAATCCAATCATTGATTCATGTCAAGACCAAAGAGTTTGGGAAAACTTTGAAcataatgaagaatataCTAAGGGGAAAGAGTGAAGATGGTTTCCTTAAGATTGATACTGATAATATGAGTGGCGCACAGAATCTTACTTACATACCTAGATTCTGTTCTCATTTGGGTTTACCAATGCAAGTCACCACCTCTGCTGAATATACTGCAAAGAAAtgtaaagaaatcaaagaaattgcAGGTAAATCCCCTATTACTATTGCTGTTGTTTCCATATATCTAAATATTCTGCTTTTTCAGATCCCTATTACCGCGGCCAAAGTTGGTCAAACTCTGCAAGTTACTGAAGGTACAATTAAATCTGGTTACAAGATACTTTATGAACATAGAGATAAACTTGTAGATCCACAACTTATTGCTAACGGTGTAGTATCTTTGGATAGCTTACCGGgagtggaaaaaaaataa
- the SRP54 gene encoding RNA-binding signal recognition particle subunit SRP54 (similar to Saccharomyces cerevisiae SRP54 (YPR088C); ancestral locus Anc_3.395) has translation MVLADLGKRINSAVNSAISNTQDDFTTSVDLMLKGIVTALLESDVNIALVSKLRNNIRSQLLSENRSEKSTTNAQTKKLIQKTVFDELCKLVTCEGSEEKAFVPKKRKTNIIMFVGLQGSGKTTSCTKLAVYYSKRGFKVGLVCADTFRAGAFDQLKQNAIRARIPFYGSYTETDPAKVAEEGINKFKKEKFDIIIVDTSGRHHQEEELFQEMIEISNVIKPNQTIMVLDASIGQAAEQQSKAFKESSDFGAIILTKMDGHARGGGAISAVAATNTPIIFIGTGEHIHDLEKFSPKSFISKLLGIGDIESLFEQLQTVSNKEDAKATMENIQKGKFTLLDFKKQMQTIMKMGPLSNIAQMIPGMSNMMNQVGEEETSQKMKKMVYVLDSMTREELESDGRMFIEEPTRMVRVAKGSGTSVFEVEMILMQQQMMARMAQTATQQQPGAPGGSARMPGMPNMPGMPGMPNMPGMPGMPNMPGMPKVTPQMMQQAQQKLKQNPGLMQNMMNMFGGSGMGGGMGGGMPDMNEMMKMMQDPQMQQMAKQFGMG, from the coding sequence ATGGTTTTAGCTGATTTGGGGAAGCGAATCAATTCTGCTGTGAATAGCGCGATTTCTAATACACAAGATGATTTTACTACATCCGTAGATTTGATGTTAAAGGGCATCGTTACTGCTTTATTGGAATCTGATGTTAATATTGCCCTAGTTTCTAAGTTACGAAATAATATAAGATCACAGCTACTGAGTGAAAACCGTAGTGAGAAGTCAACGACAAACGCACAAACTAAAAAACTCATTCAGAAAACGGTGTTTGATGAGTTATGTAAACTGGTCACTTGTGAAGGCAGTGAAGAGAAGGCCTTTGTGcccaagaaaagaaaaacaaacatCATCATGTTTGTCGGCCTGCAAGGTTCAGGTAAAACTACCTCCTGTACGAAGTTAGCGGTGTACTATTCGAAAAGAGGTTTCAAGGTGGGTTTGGTATGTGCGGATACTTTCCGTGCTGGTGCGTTTGATCAATTGAAACAAAATGCCATAAGGGCAAGAATTCCATTTTACGGGTCATATACCGAAACTGATCCTGCTAAAGTTGCAGAAGAAGGTATTAACAAgtttaagaaagaaaagtttgatATCATTATCGTTGATACTTCTGGTAGACATcatcaagaagaagaactgtTCCAAGAAATGATTGAGATATCTAATGTCATCAAACCTAACCAAACTATTATGGTCTTGGATGCTTCTATCGGTCAGGCTGCAGAGCAACAATCCAAGGCTTTCAAAGAATCGTCTGATTTTGGTGCCATTATATTAACTAAGATGGACGGTCATGCCAGAGGTGGTGGTGCAATTTCGGCCGTTGCGGCCACGAATACTCCGATCATCTTTATTGGTACTGGTGAACATATTCATGACCTGGAAAAGTTCTCACCCAAATCATTCATATCCAAACTACTAGGTATCGGTGATATAGAAAGTCTCTTTGAACAATTGCAGACTGTTTCCAATAAGGAGGATGCGAAAGCCACAATGGAAAACATCCAAAAGGGTAAGTTCACCTTGCTAGATTTCAAGAAGCAAATGCaaacaataatgaaaatgggTCCATTATCAAATATAGCGCAGATGATACCAGGTATGAGTAATATGATGAATCAGGTAGGAGAGGAAGAAACATCtcaaaagatgaagaaaatggtatATGTTTTGGATTCCATGACCAGAGAAGAACTAGAATCTGACGGTAGGATGTTTATCGAAGAACCTACAAGAATGGTTCGTGTAGCTAAGGGTTCGGGTACTTCCGTTTTTGAAGTAGAAATGATACTGATGCAACAGCAAATGATGGCGAGAATGGCACAAACGGCAACACAGCAACAACCAGGTGCTCCTGGTGGAAGTGCTAGGATGCCCGGTATGCCTAATATGCCCGGTATGCCCGGTATGCCTAATATGCCCGGTATGCCCGGTATGCCTAATATGCCTGGTATGCCAAAGGTAACACCACAAATGATGCAACAAGCACAACAAAAGCTGAAACAAAATCCTGGTCTAATgcaaaatatgatgaacaTGTTTGGCGGTAGTGGAATGGGCGGTGGAATGGGCGGAGGAATGCCTGATATGAAcgaaatgatgaaaatgatgcaAGATCCACAGATGCAACAAATGGCAAAACAATTCGGTATGGGTTAA